DNA from Amorphoplanes friuliensis DSM 7358:
AGCCGGCCGCCGACAGCGGCGAGTGGCAGGCACCAACCAGCGAGCCGGTCCAGCGGCGCGACCGCGCGCGCGGTGACGACATCGGCAGCGGCGGGGGGTCCACCGACGAGGTCCTCCGCGCGGCCCCGGACGACCGTGACGGTCGTGTCGAGGCCGAGCGCTGTCACCGCCTCGGACAGGAAAGCGGTTCGTCGTGCCAGTGGCTCGACCAGCGTGATCGTGAGATCGGGACGGGCCACTGCCAGCACGATACCGGGCAAACCGGCGCCAGACCCCACGTCAGTCACCGAAGCGCCGATAGGGATCATCTCGGACATAACGCCGCAGTTGATCAGGTGCCGTTCCCAGACTCGGGGAGCCTCCCGCGGGCCGATCAGGCCGCGCACGACGCCGTCGGTGACGAGCAGCTCGGCATACCGAGCCGCCAGCGCAAGCCGATCACCGAACACCCGCTCAGCCGCAGCCAGAAACTCAGCCGGCGGACCAGCCGAACCCACAAAACCAGAAGAACGCGCAGAGCCAGGGGAGGCGGCAGAGCCCGGAAGTCCCGAACGGTCCGACGCGCCGGCAGAGCCAGAAGAATCTGCGGAGGTCGAGGCGTCCGCAAGGCCACGCGAGTCCGCGGAGCTAGAGGAGTCCGCAGAGGTCGGGCCATCCCCAGATCCAGGAGAGTCCGCAGAGGCCGCAGAGCTAGAGACGTCCGCTGAGGTCGAGGCATCCGCAGAGCCAGGGGATTCCGCGGCGGGGGACGAGCCTGCAGAGCCAGGGGATTCCGCAGCGGGGGACGAGCCCACAGAGCCAGGATCGGCAGAGGCCTGCGGACCAGCCGGGGCCGACAGACCCGCAGTGCCCGGACCGGCAGCGGCCGACGATCCCGCAGACACCCCCGGACCAGCCGGCGCCGGATCACCAGACCCAGGCGCGGAGGAAGAAGAAGGTGAGGGGGACACGGAAGGCTGCGGAGACGACGACGGCCCGGGTACAACTTCTCCCGGGCCGTTGTCCCCCGCGCCGAAGCGAGGGTCAGTCATAGCTCAGTCAGCCGGCCGAACCACGATGCGGCGACTCGGCTCCACACCCTCGGACTCG
Protein-coding regions in this window:
- the rsmG gene encoding 16S rRNA (guanine(527)-N(7))-methyltransferase RsmG: MGSAGPPAEFLAAAERVFGDRLALAARYAELLVTDGVVRGLIGPREAPRVWERHLINCGVMSEMIPIGASVTDVGSGAGLPGIVLAVARPDLTITLVEPLARRTAFLSEAVTALGLDTTVTVVRGRAEDLVGGPPAAADVVTARAVAPLDRLAGWCLPLAAVGGRLLALKGASAAEEVAEHRDAIARLGGADPVVRLCGAGLIDPPTTVVEIVRERAVVAPRPRPSGRAADPGRSTGSAGGRGSGKRRSRRG